From the Paenibacillus sp. R14(2021) genome, the window TTACACCGTATCGCTGCCGGCTGCGGTCGGTTCGTGCCCGGCATTCTGCAAGATCGTAACGTTCTCGTCATAAATATGAGCCTTCATCAGTTGGCAGGTCTGTTCGACGTCCTTCGCTTGCATCGCCTGCAGCAGCACCGCATGCTCCTCGTAGATCTGATTCTGGTCATGATACATCGGTCCCTGGACGAAGAAGTGCAGCCGGATCCGATTGACAATGCTCGACCATATATTGATGATGTTGCTCGCGCGGGACGCTTGAATCAAATATTCGTGGAACGAAATGTCGTAATCGACAATTCGCGCCAAATCCTTCTGCGCGGCTGCTTCCTTCATACCCTCGACAAATCGGTTCATATGCATGAAATCCTCATCGCTCATTCGCGATAGCCCGGAACGGATGGCGAATAGCTCGATCGTCAGCCGGATAGGGATCAACACTTCGATAACTTCTTCCTTGGAGAATTCCGCTACGACCGTTTCCTTGTAAGGGGAGGAATGGAGGAGACCCTCCTGCTCCAGCGTGCGTATCGCTTCCCGAATCGGGCCGCGGCTAACACCCATTTCCTTTGAAATCGCAATTTCCCGCAGCCGGTCGCCCGGTTTCAGTTGGCCAGTTAGAATCGCATTGCGGATTTCATCCGTTACCCGGTGTCGCAGCGAGGTTGGCTTCTGCTCTTTAAAGCTGAATGTTTCCATCGTATGAACCTTTCTGCTTCTGGTTTTTGAATCGTTACCTGTATCATAGGCGATTCCTCAACCCTTGTCAAAACAACAATCGGCAATAAGATTGTTGACAATCAGACAAGGAAAATTTATACTCTTTTTGAAAACGCATACTCGGCATTATCGATACGCTACAACCAATTTATGCAGGCAGGTGGATACGCTTCATGAAAATCACCGATGTTCAAGTTCTCTATCTCAAGCTACCGCAAATCGATGCTACGCGCTGCGACGGCACGCAGGACACGCTGATTGTCCGTGTCCGGACCGATGAGGGGATCGATGGAATCGGCGAGATCGATTCAGTGCCCGTTGTCGCCCGTTCTATTATTAACGCCCCGCCGTCACATGCCATCGCTACCGGGCTGAAGGACTTGCTTATTGGAGAAGATCCATTCGAAATCGAGCGGCTGTGGGACAAAATGTATATGGGCGCTCTTTATTACGGACGTTCAGGCCCCGTGCTCCATGCGATGAGCGGCATAGATATTGCCCTATGGGACATTATCGGCAAGGCCTCTGGCCGGTCGACGGCACAGATGCTGGGCGGTGTTTACCGGCAGGAGATCAAGGCATACGCGAGCCTGCTTATGCCAGATACGATTGCTGAAGCCGCGAAGCTGGCCGAGACGTACATGAACCACGGCTACAAAGCGATCAAGTTCGGCTGGGGGCCGATCGGGCGGGTGTCGAAGGCGTTCGACATCGAGCTGGTCCGAACGCTTCGTTCGGTCATTGGGGATGAGAACGACCTGATGATCGACGTGGGTCACGTATGGGATGTGAAGCATGCGATCCGGATGGCTCAGGAGTTCGCCCGGTACGGCGTGCACTGGTTGGAGGAGCCGCTGCCTCCGGATGATTTGACCGGCTACATGCAGTTATCCCAGGCGGCTGACATTTATATCGCGGCCGGGGAGCAGGAAAGCGGAAGACGGGCATTCGACCGACTGCTGCGCGAAGGCGGAGTCGACATTTTACAGCCCGATCTTGGACGCTGCGGCGGACTGACGGAAGCTCGGAAAATTGCTTATATGGCTTATGACAACAATCGCAGAATCGTTCCGCACGCCTTCAAAACCGGTGTTCTTGTGGCGGCAAGCACGCATTTCGCGGCCAGTATTCCTCATGGAGATTTGATCGAGTACACACGATCGGAATCACCACTCGCGAGACATGTCGTTGCGAATCCGCTTTCATTCAAGGACGGCTACATCCAGCTCCCCAATGGTCCCGGTCTGGGCATTGAGCTTGACGAGGACATCGTGAAGAAGTATCTAGCACATTGAGCTTGTACAAAGGGGGCGCTCCTTTGTACAGCGAGAATTGGAAGCGATTACACCTCTGGAGGTGGGAGATTGGCATGAACGTCAAACGCAAATGGTTGACAAGATCGCGCCGGGAGGCGCTGGACTGTTATATCTTCATGAGTCCCGCTATAGTCGGTCTGATCTGCTTTATGCTCGGTCCGATCGTGGCTTCTGCCTATTTCAGTTTTACGAATTATGATATTTTGAGCGCTCCGACCTGGGTCGGACTGGACAATTACAGGGCGTTGATTAAAGACCCGCTCATTT encodes:
- a CDS encoding GntR family transcriptional regulator, giving the protein METFSFKEQKPTSLRHRVTDEIRNAILTGQLKPGDRLREIAISKEMGVSRGPIREAIRTLEQEGLLHSSPYKETVVAEFSKEEVIEVLIPIRLTIELFAIRSGLSRMSDEDFMHMNRFVEGMKEAAAQKDLARIVDYDISFHEYLIQASRASNIINIWSSIVNRIRLHFFVQGPMYHDQNQIYEEHAVLLQAMQAKDVEQTCQLMKAHIYDENVTILQNAGHEPTAAGSDTV
- a CDS encoding mandelate racemase/muconate lactonizing enzyme family protein, which codes for MKITDVQVLYLKLPQIDATRCDGTQDTLIVRVRTDEGIDGIGEIDSVPVVARSIINAPPSHAIATGLKDLLIGEDPFEIERLWDKMYMGALYYGRSGPVLHAMSGIDIALWDIIGKASGRSTAQMLGGVYRQEIKAYASLLMPDTIAEAAKLAETYMNHGYKAIKFGWGPIGRVSKAFDIELVRTLRSVIGDENDLMIDVGHVWDVKHAIRMAQEFARYGVHWLEEPLPPDDLTGYMQLSQAADIYIAAGEQESGRRAFDRLLREGGVDILQPDLGRCGGLTEARKIAYMAYDNNRRIVPHAFKTGVLVAASTHFAASIPHGDLIEYTRSESPLARHVVANPLSFKDGYIQLPNGPGLGIELDEDIVKKYLAH